The following are encoded in a window of Candidatus Fluviicola riflensis genomic DNA:
- a CDS encoding phosphomethylpyrimidine synthase ThiC (catalyzes the formation of 4-amino-2-methyl-5-phosphomethylpyrimidine from 5-amino-1-(5-phospho-D-ribosyl)imidazole and S-adenosyl-L-methionine in thiamine biosynthesis): MKKETLPTENTITRAPFPASRKIFVPGKLHNIQVAMREIELTESKPMFSEGEFTKEINPPVTVYDTSGPYTDMNAEIDVKKGLPRLREQWIIDRGDVEQLPSISSEYGIKRLNDSSLDELRFNHTTQPYRAKAGKNVTQLYYARQGIITPEMEYIAIRENQRIDEIQQISAQHEGESFGANTPKGMITPEFVRDEIAAGRAIIPNNINHPESEPMIIGRNFLVKINANIGNSAVSSSIEEEVEKAVWACRWGADTIMDLSTGKNIHETREWILRNSPVPIGTVPIYQALEKVNGKAEDLTWEIFKDTLIEQAEQGVDYFTIHAGVLLRYVPLTAKRLTGIVSRGGSIMAKWCLAHHKENFLYTHFEDICEIMKAYDVAFSLGDGLRPGSIADANDAAQFGELETLGELTKIAWKHDVQVMIEGPGHVPMHLIKENMDKQLKECHEAPFYTLGPLTTDIAPGYDHITSGIGAAMIGWFGCAMLCYVTPKEHLGLPNKKDVKDGVITYKLAAHAADLAKGHPGSQHRDNALSKARFEFRWEDQFNLSLDPDTAREYHDETLPSDNAKVAHFCSMCGPHFCSMKITQDVRDYAKAQGIAEEEALKKGMDEMSKEFMDRGADVYLEPEKLK; the protein is encoded by the coding sequence ATGAAAAAAGAAACGTTACCAACAGAAAACACCATTACGCGTGCACCTTTTCCTGCTTCGCGAAAAATATTTGTTCCCGGTAAACTGCATAATATCCAGGTTGCCATGCGTGAAATCGAACTAACGGAATCCAAACCAATGTTTTCCGAAGGTGAATTCACAAAGGAAATCAATCCGCCGGTAACCGTCTATGATACATCGGGGCCATACACGGATATGAACGCCGAAATCGACGTAAAAAAAGGACTTCCGCGCTTGCGTGAACAATGGATCATTGATCGCGGTGATGTGGAACAATTACCTTCCATTTCTTCGGAATACGGTATTAAGCGTTTAAATGATTCTTCATTGGATGAATTGCGTTTTAATCATACAACTCAGCCATATCGTGCTAAAGCAGGCAAAAACGTGACGCAGTTGTATTATGCCCGACAAGGAATCATCACTCCTGAAATGGAATACATTGCTATTCGTGAAAATCAACGAATCGACGAAATTCAGCAAATCAGCGCACAGCATGAAGGCGAAAGTTTTGGGGCAAACACACCGAAAGGAATGATCACTCCTGAGTTTGTGCGCGATGAAATTGCTGCCGGAAGAGCCATTATTCCCAACAATATCAATCACCCGGAAAGCGAACCAATGATCATCGGACGTAACTTTTTGGTGAAAATCAACGCCAATATCGGTAACTCGGCCGTTTCATCTTCCATTGAAGAGGAAGTTGAAAAAGCGGTTTGGGCTTGTCGCTGGGGTGCGGATACGATCATGGACCTCTCAACCGGGAAAAATATTCACGAAACCCGTGAATGGATCTTACGTAATTCTCCTGTTCCTATCGGGACCGTTCCCATTTACCAGGCATTGGAAAAAGTAAACGGAAAAGCAGAAGATCTTACATGGGAGATTTTTAAAGATACATTGATCGAACAAGCCGAGCAGGGAGTGGATTATTTCACGATTCACGCTGGTGTTTTGCTTCGATATGTGCCATTGACGGCCAAACGATTGACGGGAATTGTTTCCCGCGGAGGTTCGATCATGGCGAAATGGTGCCTGGCACATCACAAGGAAAATTTCCTGTACACCCATTTCGAGGATATTTGCGAGATTATGAAAGCGTACGATGTTGCGTTTTCATTGGGCGATGGTTTACGTCCGGGTTCGATTGCAGATGCCAATGATGCCGCACAGTTCGGTGAATTGGAAACGTTGGGCGAATTGACAAAAATTGCATGGAAACACGATGTTCAGGTGATGATTGAAGGTCCGGGACACGTTCCGATGCACCTCATCAAGGAAAACATGGACAAACAATTAAAAGAATGCCACGAGGCGCCTTTCTACACACTTGGACCGTTAACAACTGATATCGCGCCGGGTTACGACCACATTACTTCCGGAATCGGTGCGGCAATGATCGGCTGGTTCGGATGTGCGATGTTGTGTTATGTGACACCGAAAGAACACCTTGGTTTGCCGAATAAAAAAGACGTAAAAGACGGTGTGATCACCTACAAACTGGCTGCTCATGCGGCTGATTTGGCAAAAGGCCATCCCGGATCACAACACCGCGATAATGCATTAAGTAAAGCGCGTTTTGAATTCCGTTGGGAAGATCAGTTCAACCTGTCACTTGATCCTGACACCGCGCGCGAATACCATGACGAAACACTTCCTTCGGACAATGCCAAAGTAGCACATTTCTGCTCGATGTGTGGTCCACATTTCTGCTCGATGAAAATCACCCAGGATGTGCGTGATTATGCCAAAGCGCAAGGAATTGCCGAAGAAGAAGCCCTGAAAAAAGGCATGGATGAAATGTCAAAAGAATTCATGGATCGCGGTGCGGATGTGTACCTGGAACCGGAAAAATTGAAATAA
- a CDS encoding cytochrome C class I produces the protein MKVFQFSYLLVALLIGVTVLAVSCGPDAVEKVTTVIEPEEEEDATVYLAPDTSAIPNDEFGELVRYGRDLIKNTAYYLGPNGVKGRYLGNKMNCTNCHLDAGTRPYGLNFLSTHGRYPQYRARENRILSLAERVNNCIERPHNGIPMPLDSREMNAIISYIKWLGEGIPVNGRVEGDKAIELKLPDFQLDVNHGEEVYKQECVRCHGENGQGKMLANNITYEYPPLWGKDSYQPGSSLYRVIKAAQFIKANMPHDQASWQKMKLSDRDALDVAAYINSEQHIRPTKGGLDYPDITTKPIDYPLGPYNDTFSETQHKYGPYQPIIDYRKKKGLEINY, from the coding sequence ATGAAGGTTTTCCAATTCTCTTATTTACTTGTTGCATTGCTGATAGGAGTTACTGTTTTAGCGGTTTCATGCGGTCCGGATGCGGTTGAAAAAGTAACGACGGTAATTGAACCGGAAGAGGAGGAAGATGCAACCGTTTACCTGGCTCCGGACACTTCAGCCATTCCGAACGATGAATTCGGTGAACTGGTGCGATACGGAAGAGATTTGATTAAAAACACAGCGTATTACCTCGGACCGAACGGTGTGAAAGGAAGGTACCTCGGCAACAAAATGAATTGTACCAACTGTCACCTCGATGCTGGTACACGTCCTTATGGGTTGAATTTCCTAAGTACACATGGCCGTTACCCGCAATACCGCGCACGTGAGAATCGCATTTTGAGCCTGGCAGAACGCGTAAACAATTGCATCGAACGTCCGCACAATGGTATTCCGATGCCACTGGATTCACGTGAAATGAACGCGATTATTTCGTATATCAAATGGCTTGGTGAAGGGATTCCTGTAAATGGCCGGGTAGAAGGTGATAAAGCAATTGAATTAAAACTTCCTGATTTTCAGCTGGATGTGAATCATGGTGAAGAGGTTTATAAACAGGAATGTGTGCGTTGTCATGGCGAAAACGGGCAGGGTAAAATGCTTGCCAATAATATCACTTATGAATATCCACCGCTTTGGGGGAAAGATTCCTACCAGCCCGGATCGAGTTTGTATCGTGTCATTAAAGCCGCTCAGTTTATAAAAGCAAATATGCCACATGATCAGGCAAGCTGGCAAAAAATGAAACTTTCCGACAGAGATGCGCTTGATGTGGCAGCTTACATCAATAGCGAGCAACACATTCGTCCAACGAAAGGAGGATTGGATTATCCGGATATCACAACCAAACCCATCGATTATCCGCTTGGACCTTACAATGATACTTTCTCAGAAACCCAACACAAATACGGGCCATATCAACCGATTATCGATTACCGTAAGAAAAAAGGATTAGAGATTAATTACTGA
- a CDS encoding 23S rRNA (pseudouridine(1915)-N(3))-methyltransferase RlmH: MQIKILCIGKTGKSFLEEGEREYLKRLSNYISVELQVLPDIKNVKSLSEQQIKHKEGLQFLEKISAKETVILLDEKGKNYDSVAFADFLQEQFNRGGKQLFFLIGGPYGFSDEIYQRANGQLSLSKMTFSHQMIRLFFVEQIYRAMTILKGEPYHHR; the protein is encoded by the coding sequence ATGCAAATCAAGATTCTGTGTATCGGGAAAACCGGAAAATCCTTTTTAGAAGAGGGTGAACGCGAATACCTGAAACGCTTATCCAATTACATTTCGGTAGAATTACAAGTGCTACCCGATATCAAAAACGTCAAAAGTTTGAGTGAACAACAGATCAAACACAAGGAAGGGTTGCAGTTTTTAGAGAAAATCAGCGCGAAAGAAACCGTGATTTTATTGGATGAAAAAGGGAAAAATTACGATTCGGTGGCCTTTGCCGACTTTTTGCAAGAGCAATTTAACCGTGGTGGTAAACAGCTATTCTTTCTGATTGGTGGACCTTACGGTTTCAGCGATGAAATTTACCAGCGCGCCAACGGCCAGCTTTCACTTTCCAAAATGACCTTTTCGCATCAAATGATCCGCTTGTTTTTTGTAGAGCAAATCTACCGTGCCATGACCATTTTAAAAGGTGAACCTTACCACCACCGGTGA
- a CDS encoding transcription elongation factor GreA → MSEFAYYTEEGLKKLKDELYDMKSVQRPMISEQIAEARDKGDLSENAEYDAAKEAQGLLEMKISKMEELISKARVIDNSTIDNSKAFILSTVSIKNVSNGMEMQYTLVAESEADLKAKKISVDSPIGRGLLGKKVGDIADIQTPNGTMQFEIIDITR, encoded by the coding sequence ATGTCAGAATTTGCTTATTATACAGAAGAAGGATTGAAGAAATTGAAGGACGAGTTGTACGATATGAAATCGGTTCAACGTCCTATGATTTCGGAGCAAATAGCAGAAGCCCGCGACAAAGGCGATTTATCTGAAAACGCCGAATACGACGCAGCAAAAGAAGCACAAGGGTTGCTGGAAATGAAGATTTCCAAAATGGAAGAATTAATTTCCAAAGCACGTGTTATTGATAATTCGACAATCGATAATTCCAAAGCATTCATTCTGTCTACCGTATCGATCAAAAACGTTTCCAACGGAATGGAAATGCAGTATACCCTGGTTGCGGAAAGCGAAGCCGATTTAAAAGCAAAAAAGATTTCGGTTGATTCTCCAATCGGAAGAGGTTTGTTAGGAAAGAAAGTTGGTGACATTGCCGATATTCAAACACCTAATGGCACCATGCAGTTTGAAATTATAGATATTACACGTTAA
- the thiH gene encoding 2-iminoacetate synthase ThiH, which translates to MKSDRSFLDVFHQIDWETTKQSIYGKTEADVRRALTNEVRTLEDFKALISPSAAPFLEEMAQKSHELTLRRFGKVINMYIPLYLSNECQNICTYCGFSLDVDIARKTLTDAEIHAEARIVKEKGYDHLLLVTGEANKTVGVPYFRNAIGLLKPYFSQISMEVQPLDEAEYKTLVDDGLYAVLVYQETYHKADYKLHHPKGKKSNFDYRLDTPDRLGRAGVHKIGLGVLFGLEDWRTDTFFCAAHLDYLEKTYWKTKYAVSFPRLRPCAGGVELKSVMSDRDLVQLICAYRLFNQEVELSMSTRESAIFRDHVIQLGITSISAESKTDPGGYASPNVSLEQFEIDDTRSTEDFTEVIKAKGYEPVFKDWDWGLTHHE; encoded by the coding sequence ATGAAATCTGATCGTTCTTTTCTGGATGTCTTTCACCAGATTGATTGGGAAACGACCAAACAATCGATCTACGGAAAAACTGAAGCTGATGTAAGGCGTGCATTGACAAATGAGGTAAGAACACTGGAAGATTTTAAAGCACTGATTTCGCCGTCCGCAGCTCCTTTTTTGGAAGAAATGGCCCAAAAAAGCCATGAATTGACGTTGCGCAGATTCGGGAAAGTGATCAATATGTACATCCCGCTTTATTTGTCGAATGAATGCCAGAACATTTGCACCTACTGTGGATTCAGTCTTGATGTTGATATTGCGCGCAAAACCCTGACCGATGCCGAGATTCATGCAGAAGCGCGTATTGTAAAAGAAAAGGGGTACGATCATCTGCTGCTCGTGACCGGAGAAGCAAACAAAACAGTCGGGGTGCCTTATTTCAGAAATGCGATTGGTTTGTTAAAACCTTATTTTTCACAAATTTCAATGGAAGTGCAGCCGCTGGATGAAGCGGAATACAAAACACTGGTGGATGACGGCCTTTACGCCGTATTGGTTTACCAGGAAACGTACCACAAAGCTGATTACAAATTGCATCATCCGAAAGGAAAAAAATCGAATTTCGATTACCGCCTTGATACACCCGACAGACTTGGAAGAGCCGGAGTTCATAAAATAGGTTTGGGGGTGTTATTTGGACTGGAAGACTGGCGAACTGATACTTTTTTCTGTGCCGCACATTTAGACTATCTTGAAAAAACGTATTGGAAAACAAAATATGCCGTTTCGTTTCCACGCTTGCGTCCTTGTGCGGGTGGAGTGGAATTGAAATCGGTGATGTCTGACAGAGATCTGGTGCAGCTGATTTGTGCTTATCGTTTGTTCAACCAGGAAGTAGAATTATCGATGTCAACTCGTGAATCGGCAATATTCCGCGATCACGTAATTCAATTGGGAATCACCTCTATTTCAGCCGAATCAAAAACAGACCCGGGTGGTTATGCTTCGCCCAACGTAAGTTTGGAACAATTTGAAATCGATGATACGCGTTCAACGGAAGATTTTACGGAAGTTATTAAAGCCAAAGGTTACGAACCTGTTTTCAAGGATTGGGATTGGGGATTGACGCATCATGAATAA
- the thiS gene encoding thiamine biosynthesis protein ThiS: MQLKLNDQHIETLATSLHELLDENAFLHKSGIAVAINDRVIQRSQWADKQLNEHDVILVITAAAGG; this comes from the coding sequence ATGCAGTTAAAATTAAACGATCAGCATATTGAAACACTCGCCACCAGCTTGCATGAGTTGCTGGACGAGAATGCGTTTTTGCATAAATCAGGCATTGCTGTTGCCATTAACGACCGCGTGATTCAACGTTCACAATGGGCTGATAAACAATTGAACGAGCACGATGTTATTTTAGTCATTACTGCTGCTGCAGGAGGATAA
- a CDS encoding thiazole synthase has protein sequence MSLQLGDKIFTSRLFTGTGKFSANDLMEQALLASGSELITVALKRVKHTLEDDILKRVQHPHQHLLPNTSGARTAKEAVFAAQLSREAFQTNWLKLEIHPDPKYLMPDPIETLLAAEELVKEGFIVLPYIHADPVLCKRLEDVGVAAVMPLGAAIGSNQGLQTKAFLRMIIEQSSVPVIVDAGIGAPSHAAEAMEMGADAVLVNTAIAVSGDPVGMARAFKMAVEAGRLAYESTLATPQTAAIASSPLTGFLNEI, from the coding sequence ATGAGCTTGCAGTTAGGGGATAAGATTTTTACATCGCGTTTATTTACCGGAACCGGTAAATTCAGTGCAAATGATTTAATGGAACAGGCACTTTTGGCCAGCGGTTCGGAATTGATCACCGTTGCCCTAAAACGTGTAAAACATACGCTGGAAGACGATATTCTGAAGCGGGTACAACATCCGCATCAACACCTGTTGCCCAATACTTCCGGCGCAAGAACGGCAAAAGAAGCGGTCTTTGCAGCTCAATTGTCGCGCGAGGCATTTCAAACCAATTGGTTAAAGCTCGAAATTCACCCCGATCCGAAATACCTGATGCCCGATCCGATCGAAACATTACTTGCCGCAGAGGAATTGGTAAAAGAAGGATTCATTGTTCTTCCTTATATACATGCGGATCCGGTTTTGTGTAAGCGCCTGGAAGATGTAGGTGTAGCTGCCGTTATGCCTTTGGGTGCGGCCATTGGTTCCAACCAGGGATTACAAACTAAGGCTTTTCTGCGCATGATTATCGAGCAATCTTCTGTTCCTGTTATCGTTGATGCGGGAATCGGCGCACCTTCTCATGCTGCCGAAGCCATGGAAATGGGAGCTGATGCCGTATTGGTAAATACAGCCATCGCGGTTTCGGGAGACCCCGTCGGGATGGCCCGTGCATTTAAGATGGCGGTCGAGGCGGGCCGTCTGGCTTACGAATCGACACTTGCAACTCCACAAACAGCGGCTATTGCAAGTAGCCCGTTAACAGGCTTTTTAAATGAAATCTGA
- the nadC gene encoding nicotinate-nucleotide diphosphorylase (carboxylating) — translation MIHSIIQTALQEDLGDGDHSSLACIPADAKGEAKLLVKDTGILAGVDLARLVCETYDPSLQFEELLHDGDTVTPGQIAFYIRGKAQSILAVERTLLNFMQRMSGIATVTNQLVKLLEGTSTKLLDTRKTTPGIRYMEKWAVRIGGGVNHRFALYDMIMLKDNHVDFAGGIQQAIERTQAYLRANGKALKVEIEVRNLDELEQVLAIGKVDRIMLDNFTPELLREAVQRIGGRFETEASGGITKETLRSFAETGVDFISVGALTHSFKSLDLSLKASFE, via the coding sequence ATGATACATTCCATCATTCAAACAGCTTTACAAGAAGATCTCGGTGACGGCGATCATTCATCATTGGCCTGCATTCCCGCTGATGCTAAGGGTGAAGCAAAATTGCTCGTAAAAGACACTGGTATTCTGGCCGGCGTCGATCTGGCACGCCTGGTTTGCGAAACCTATGATCCTTCGCTGCAATTTGAAGAACTGCTGCATGATGGTGACACCGTTACTCCCGGTCAGATCGCTTTTTACATTCGCGGAAAAGCACAATCTATCCTGGCTGTCGAACGAACTTTACTCAATTTTATGCAACGCATGAGCGGTATTGCTACGGTAACAAACCAATTGGTAAAATTATTGGAAGGAACATCTACCAAACTGCTTGATACACGTAAGACAACTCCGGGAATCAGGTACATGGAAAAATGGGCTGTTCGTATTGGCGGAGGTGTCAACCATCGGTTTGCGCTCTACGATATGATCATGCTCAAAGACAACCATGTTGATTTTGCTGGCGGAATTCAACAGGCAATCGAACGTACGCAAGCATACCTGAGAGCCAATGGAAAGGCTCTGAAAGTAGAAATAGAAGTGCGAAACCTTGATGAATTGGAGCAAGTATTAGCCATTGGGAAAGTAGACCGGATCATGCTCGATAATTTCACTCCTGAATTGTTACGGGAAGCTGTTCAGCGCATTGGCGGACGTTTCGAAACAGAAGCATCGGGTGGTATTACGAAAGAAACCCTGAGATCTTTTGCCGAAACCGGTGTCGATTTTATTTCAGTGGGTGCGTTAACACATAGTTTCAAGAGTTTGGATTTGAGTTTGAAAGCGAGTTTTGAATAA
- a CDS encoding HIT family protein, translating into MTTLFSRIVAGEIPCHKVAENDRFLAFLDIMPLRKGHVLVIPKTEVDYIFDMEDNLLGEMMVFSKTVAHKIKAAFPCKKIGVSVIGLEVPHAHIHLIPMNQVSDMNFAQEKLSLSAEELNEIANRIRLA; encoded by the coding sequence ATGACAACGCTCTTTTCCAGAATTGTGGCAGGCGAAATTCCTTGTCATAAGGTAGCAGAAAATGACCGGTTTTTGGCATTTCTCGACATCATGCCTCTTCGTAAGGGCCACGTTTTAGTGATTCCGAAAACAGAGGTGGATTATATCTTTGATATGGAAGATAATTTGCTGGGAGAAATGATGGTGTTTTCCAAAACCGTTGCGCATAAGATAAAAGCAGCGTTCCCTTGTAAGAAGATCGGCGTGTCTGTGATCGGTTTAGAAGTACCTCACGCGCACATTCACCTTATTCCGATGAACCAGGTCAGTGACATGAATTTCGCGCAGGAAAAGCTTTCATTAAGCGCTGAAGAACTAAACGAAATAGCTAATCGCATTCGACTAGCTTAA
- the pseB gene encoding UDP-N-acetylglucosamine 4,6-dehydratase (inverting), whose product MLSNKSILITGGTGSLGKELVKTILERWPDVKRLVVYSRDEQKQFLMAQDYSDHQYPAIRYFIGDVRDFERLKRAMHGIDCVIHAAAMKHVHIAEYNPDECVKTNIGGAENVIRACLETNVTQVVALSTDKACAPINLYGATKLTSDKLFIAANNIKGTKNIAFSVVRYGNVMGSNGSVIPFFLKKRHEGFLPVTDTSMTRFNISLEEGVDMVLHALETAWGGELFVPKIPSYRITDVAQAVAPNCPIKVTGIRPGEKIHEEMITSSDAFSTYDLGKYYVILPQVPAFDLEEYIDQFNAKKVPIGFNYTSNDNKDWDTVAGLRAKIKLHIDPEFSPEP is encoded by the coding sequence ATGCTTTCGAACAAATCCATTCTCATTACCGGCGGAACTGGCTCTCTTGGAAAAGAATTAGTCAAAACAATTTTAGAGCGCTGGCCTGATGTAAAACGCCTGGTGGTGTATTCGCGCGACGAGCAAAAGCAATTTCTAATGGCGCAGGATTACTCCGATCATCAGTATCCGGCAATCCGCTATTTCATTGGCGATGTCCGCGATTTTGAACGTCTGAAACGCGCTATGCACGGGATAGATTGTGTGATTCACGCTGCTGCCATGAAGCATGTTCATATTGCGGAATACAATCCGGATGAATGCGTGAAAACGAATATCGGCGGTGCTGAAAACGTGATTCGGGCTTGCCTGGAAACCAATGTAACACAAGTAGTTGCACTTTCAACTGACAAAGCCTGTGCACCGATCAATCTCTACGGAGCCACCAAACTTACCTCAGATAAGTTATTCATCGCTGCCAACAACATTAAAGGCACCAAAAACATTGCATTTTCGGTAGTTCGCTACGGTAATGTAATGGGGTCGAATGGTTCGGTGATTCCATTCTTTTTGAAAAAACGCCATGAAGGTTTTTTACCTGTTACCGACACTTCCATGACTCGTTTCAATATTTCATTGGAAGAAGGAGTTGACATGGTGTTGCACGCCTTGGAAACAGCTTGGGGTGGTGAATTATTTGTGCCGAAAATACCTTCTTACCGCATTACAGATGTTGCCCAAGCAGTTGCCCCCAATTGTCCGATAAAAGTCACTGGAATCAGACCCGGTGAAAAAATCCACGAAGAAATGATTACTTCTTCCGACGCTTTCTCGACCTACGATTTAGGGAAATATTACGTGATTTTGCCACAGGTTCCGGCATTTGATCTCGAAGAATACATTGATCAATTCAATGCCAAAAAGGTTCCGATCGGGTTCAATTACACTTCCAATGACAACAAAGATTGGGATACGGTAGCCGGCTTGCGCGCAAAAATAAAATTACACATCGATCCTGAGTTTAGTCCGGAGCCATGA